One region of gamma proteobacterium HIMB55 genomic DNA includes:
- a CDS encoding 3-deoxy-D-arabinoheptulosonate-7-phosphate synthase (PFAM: DAHP synthetase I family~TIGRFAM: phospho-2-dehydro-3-deoxyheptonate aldolase): protein MSTQDVSTIDDVRIDGINDLVSPNEIITNYPVPAETAELIEATRSRISNIMRGEDPRLLVVIGPCSIHDADAALEYAQKLMHVRNQYADKLEVVMRTYFEKPRTSLGWKGYINDPFLNGSFKINEGLALARELLLTINNMGLPTAGEFLDAITPQYVADLMSWGAIGARTTESQVHRQLASGLSCPVGFKNGTEGNVQIAVDAIRAAGASHHFLSVTKTGTAAIVKTAGNPDCHLILRGGLKPNYDAASVREAELLLENAGLTSGLMVDCSHANSQKDHAKQIGVCKSIVDQRREGSSAIKGVMIESHLVGGNQPIAAPDELAYGKSITDACLGWADSEMLLEALANG from the coding sequence GTGTCCACCCAAGACGTGTCTACCATCGACGATGTTCGAATCGATGGCATCAACGACCTCGTTTCTCCAAATGAGATTATTACCAATTACCCTGTGCCTGCCGAAACCGCAGAACTCATCGAGGCGACACGGAGCCGCATTTCTAACATTATGCGCGGCGAAGACCCTCGCTTGCTCGTGGTCATTGGGCCCTGCTCGATACACGACGCGGATGCAGCATTGGAGTACGCACAGAAATTGATGCATGTCCGTAACCAATACGCCGATAAGCTTGAAGTGGTCATGCGCACCTATTTTGAAAAACCCCGCACTAGCCTTGGCTGGAAGGGTTACATAAATGACCCATTCTTGAACGGCAGTTTCAAGATCAACGAAGGGCTGGCGCTAGCGCGCGAGCTGCTACTCACCATAAACAATATGGGCTTACCTACCGCTGGTGAGTTTTTAGATGCGATCACACCGCAGTACGTTGCCGATCTTATGTCCTGGGGTGCAATCGGCGCACGAACCACGGAAAGTCAGGTCCATCGCCAACTCGCGTCAGGGCTCTCCTGCCCTGTCGGATTCAAAAATGGAACCGAGGGGAACGTCCAGATTGCGGTTGACGCTATCAGAGCGGCCGGCGCAAGCCATCATTTTCTATCCGTAACAAAAACGGGAACAGCCGCTATTGTCAAAACGGCGGGCAATCCCGATTGTCACTTGATCCTGCGCGGCGGGCTGAAACCCAATTATGATGCGGCTAGCGTCCGAGAAGCTGAGCTCTTACTGGAAAATGCGGGACTGACATCAGGCTTGATGGTGGATTGCAGCCACGCAAACAGTCAGAAGGACCACGCAAAACAAATCGGCGTGTGTAAGAGCATTGTCGACCAACGACGCGAAGGGTCATCAGCAATCAAAGGCGTCATGATTGAAAGCCATCTCGTGGGTGGCAATCAACCTATCGCAGCACCCGACGAATTGGCATACGGGAAAAGTATTACCGATGCCTGTCTGGGATGGGCGGACAGCGAGATGCTTCTAGAGGCGCTTGCGAACGGTTGA
- a CDS encoding enoyl-CoA hydratase/carnithine racemase (PFAM: Enoyl-CoA hydratase/isomerase family), which translates to MPAIHRHQFVGEGRFNPETLGQFDEAISNAIADEECQILLLSGEGKNFSQGLDLEYLMASGDKEFTELCMRVLARVLDAPFPVVSLVTGHAFGLGAMIVLASDYSVMRDDRGFFCLPEVDLNMTLTVRMNELVCSKLSPTAIRAALLTGERLTADRALELEVVDAIGTLDTLEELGLQVAAPMMGKNRRSLAGLKRGFNQPIIELIESDEPDGPITAPAFP; encoded by the coding sequence ATGCCTGCTATTCACCGCCACCAGTTTGTGGGAGAGGGTCGCTTTAACCCTGAGACGCTCGGGCAGTTTGATGAGGCAATTTCGAATGCTATCGCGGACGAGGAGTGCCAGATTCTCTTACTGTCCGGTGAGGGAAAGAACTTCAGTCAGGGGCTAGACTTGGAATATTTGATGGCGAGCGGTGACAAGGAATTCACCGAGCTGTGCATGCGTGTTCTTGCGCGTGTTCTGGACGCGCCGTTCCCCGTGGTGTCCCTTGTCACTGGCCACGCGTTTGGTTTGGGCGCCATGATTGTCTTGGCATCGGATTACAGCGTTATGAGAGATGACAGAGGTTTTTTCTGTCTTCCTGAGGTCGACCTCAACATGACGCTGACGGTGCGCATGAACGAGCTCGTTTGTAGCAAGTTAAGTCCCACTGCAATACGGGCAGCCTTGCTGACAGGCGAGCGTTTGACCGCAGATCGCGCTCTTGAACTTGAGGTCGTCGATGCGATCGGTACTCTCGATACACTCGAGGAGCTGGGACTCCAAGTCGCCGCGCCCATGATGGGCAAGAACCGTCGGTCGCTGGCAGGCCTAAAACGTGGATTTAATCAGCCGATTATCGAACTCATTGAATCTGACGAGCCTGACGGTCCTATCACTGCGCCAGCGTTTCCATAG
- a CDS encoding transaldolase (PFAM: Transaldolase~TIGRFAM: transaldolase) yields the protein MTKLEQLAVMSTVVADTGDIDAIAKLKPVDATTNPSLLLKAAGLSRFEADVTALKGNANAADEFAVRVGSQIVALVPGVISTEVDARLSFDTQATIAKAEKLIELYDNAGVSSDRVLIKIASTWEGIQAAAELEKRGIHCNLTLLFGFEQARACADAGVFLISPFVGRITDWYKANTDIVIDSPAQDPGVQSVTKIFNHYKTHGYNTVVMGASFRNTGQIEALAGCDRLTISPDLLDELGASDGELPEALSKAQAATQTGQPISESDFRFEHNESAMASEKLADGIRRFVADQVKLEAALA from the coding sequence ATGACAAAACTGGAGCAGCTGGCTGTGATGAGTACCGTAGTCGCAGACACGGGCGACATCGACGCGATCGCGAAACTTAAGCCAGTAGATGCAACAACCAACCCCTCACTACTGCTCAAAGCTGCAGGACTCAGCCGCTTTGAGGCGGACGTAACTGCGCTCAAGGGCAATGCAAACGCTGCGGATGAGTTCGCTGTTCGCGTCGGCTCACAAATCGTTGCGCTCGTGCCGGGTGTTATCAGTACTGAGGTCGATGCGAGACTGTCCTTCGATACTCAAGCGACGATTGCGAAAGCGGAAAAGCTGATCGAGCTCTATGACAACGCCGGTGTTTCGTCTGACAGAGTGCTCATCAAGATTGCTTCAACTTGGGAAGGTATCCAAGCGGCGGCTGAATTGGAAAAGCGTGGCATCCATTGCAACCTCACGTTGCTGTTTGGTTTTGAGCAGGCGCGAGCCTGTGCCGACGCTGGCGTTTTCCTCATTTCGCCCTTTGTTGGTCGAATTACCGATTGGTACAAGGCGAATACGGATATTGTCATTGACTCGCCTGCACAGGATCCCGGTGTTCAATCGGTTACCAAGATCTTCAATCACTACAAAACACACGGCTATAACACCGTGGTTATGGGGGCGAGTTTCCGTAACACGGGACAAATTGAAGCGCTTGCAGGTTGCGACCGTTTAACCATCTCGCCCGATCTCCTTGATGAACTCGGTGCCAGCGACGGCGAACTGCCTGAAGCGCTCTCGAAAGCACAGGCTGCGACGCAAACCGGCCAGCCGATCTCAGAGAGTGATTTTAGGTTCGAGCATAATGAGAGCGCGATGGCTAGCGAGAAACTCGCTGACGGCATCAGACGATTTGTTGCGGATCAGGTAAAGTTGGAAGCAGCCCTTGCCTAA
- a CDS encoding enoyl-CoA hydratase/carnithine racemase (PFAM: Enoyl-CoA hydratase/isomerase family), with product MSDRVLMSTTDGVCHVRLNRGDKMNALDPAMFEGLSAALEALAADDSIRVIVLSGEGNAFCAGLDLGSFGLNDDAPSDLVPRTHGKANWVQQMGWGWRQLPVPVIAAVHGVCFGGGLQLMAGSDIKIIHPETRCAVMEMRWGLVPDMSGYPLWRGNVRDDILRRLVYTNEMFSGEDAQTYGFATEVNEDPLARAMELAHVIASKNPDAIRGAKRISNMMGDATDADLLMAESVEQTEIIYKPNQLEAVAAFFEKREAKFG from the coding sequence ATGTCAGATCGCGTATTGATGAGCACTACAGACGGTGTCTGCCACGTAAGATTAAACCGAGGCGATAAAATGAACGCGCTTGATCCAGCGATGTTCGAGGGCCTCAGTGCTGCGCTTGAAGCACTTGCTGCTGATGATTCCATCAGAGTGATTGTGCTGAGCGGCGAGGGCAATGCGTTTTGCGCAGGTCTCGACCTAGGAAGTTTTGGACTCAACGATGACGCACCCTCTGACCTCGTTCCTCGAACCCATGGCAAGGCAAACTGGGTGCAGCAGATGGGGTGGGGTTGGCGTCAGCTACCGGTGCCTGTGATAGCTGCTGTGCACGGAGTGTGTTTCGGCGGTGGGCTTCAATTGATGGCAGGCTCTGACATCAAGATCATTCATCCTGAAACGCGTTGTGCGGTTATGGAAATGCGCTGGGGCTTAGTGCCTGATATGTCGGGTTACCCGCTCTGGCGCGGTAATGTGCGTGACGACATTTTGCGCCGTCTGGTTTACACCAACGAGATGTTCTCAGGCGAGGACGCACAGACTTATGGGTTCGCGACCGAGGTGAATGAGGATCCGCTTGCGCGAGCTATGGAGCTCGCCCACGTTATCGCAAGCAAGAATCCAGATGCGATTCGAGGTGCAAAACGTATCTCCAACATGATGGGCGATGCGACCGATGCGGACTTGCTCATGGCTGAGTCTGTCGAGCAAACGGAGATTATCTACAAGCCCAATCAACTCGAGGCAGTGGCTGCATTTTTCGAGAAGCGCGAGGCGAAGTTTGGTTAA
- a CDS encoding NAD-dependent aldehyde dehydrogenase (PFAM: Aldehyde dehydrogenase family), producing the protein MNSIADINPTIAASVEQAEAIRGSMQMKLDEMRQAYHKAPYPTLDERKHDLKQLKRLIGDNTEAIAKAISEDYGHRSEHETMFAEFIGTGGGIDDILKNLKKWMKDEKRHIDSTMFPFASNTVKPQPLGVVGLIIPWNFPVFLSVSQIATAFAAGNRVMVKMSENSRSLTRLLRELSPKYLPEDKLVFLEETGGVGIEFSKLAFDLIIFTGSGATGKKVMASAAENLTPVILELGGKSPAIIDPKYDLAKAAERIMFAKQFNAGQICVNVDYVMVHKSQADEFIQHCSDWLKANVPTVNSDDYTSMIDQRAYDRMMATLDDARAYGAKIINPTGEEPNPETRKVPVQFVVDTSPEMIIRNRETFGPLLMIVTYESEDDVIAHVNAGDRPLAMYPFTKNKKLADHYITHIMSGGVSINDALLHVSQHDLPFGGVGGSGMGHYHGKEGFMSCSKMRPVFHQANFTINKFMGPPYVGFKDKMYRALTKKNLK; encoded by the coding sequence ATGAACTCGATCGCAGATATCAATCCAACTATCGCCGCGTCTGTAGAGCAGGCAGAGGCCATTCGTGGCTCAATGCAGATGAAGCTCGATGAGATGCGCCAGGCATACCATAAAGCGCCCTACCCGACCCTCGACGAGCGAAAGCACGATCTGAAACAGCTTAAGCGACTCATCGGAGACAACACCGAGGCAATTGCCAAGGCAATCTCTGAGGACTACGGGCACCGTTCAGAGCACGAGACCATGTTTGCGGAATTCATCGGTACCGGGGGCGGCATTGATGACATTCTCAAAAATTTAAAGAAGTGGATGAAAGATGAGAAGCGTCACATTGACTCCACGATGTTTCCCTTTGCGAGCAATACGGTAAAGCCTCAACCACTGGGCGTCGTGGGGCTTATTATTCCTTGGAACTTCCCCGTCTTTTTGTCGGTATCGCAGATCGCTACGGCGTTTGCTGCGGGTAACCGAGTCATGGTCAAAATGTCCGAAAACAGCCGTTCGCTGACGCGACTACTCCGTGAGCTCTCTCCAAAGTATTTACCCGAGGACAAGCTTGTATTCCTAGAGGAGACGGGCGGCGTTGGTATCGAGTTCTCCAAACTCGCATTCGACCTCATCATCTTCACTGGATCAGGTGCGACGGGTAAAAAAGTGATGGCATCTGCTGCAGAGAACCTCACACCCGTGATCCTCGAGCTGGGTGGTAAGTCCCCCGCCATTATCGATCCAAAATACGATCTCGCAAAAGCTGCCGAGCGCATCATGTTTGCCAAGCAGTTCAACGCAGGCCAAATTTGCGTCAATGTCGATTACGTGATGGTCCATAAGTCACAGGCCGATGAATTTATTCAGCACTGTAGTGACTGGCTAAAAGCGAACGTGCCAACGGTTAATTCAGATGACTATACGTCAATGATCGACCAGCGTGCCTATGACCGCATGATGGCAACACTTGATGATGCGCGCGCTTATGGTGCCAAGATCATTAACCCCACCGGCGAAGAGCCTAACCCCGAGACACGCAAGGTCCCCGTGCAGTTTGTGGTAGATACTTCGCCTGAGATGATCATTCGCAACCGCGAAACCTTTGGTCCGCTACTGATGATTGTGACTTACGAGTCAGAAGACGACGTGATTGCACATGTCAACGCGGGAGACCGCCCACTGGCCATGTATCCGTTCACAAAAAACAAAAAACTCGCCGATCACTACATCACCCACATTATGTCGGGAGGTGTGAGTATCAATGACGCGCTGCTTCACGTATCACAGCATGATCTACCCTTTGGTGGTGTCGGTGGCAGCGGTATGGGTCATTACCACGGCAAGGAAGGCTTCATGTCTTGCTCGAAGATGCGCCCAGTGTTCCATCAGGCAAACTTCACCATCAATAAGTTCATGGGACCTCCCTACGTGGGCTTTAAAGACAAGATGTACCGAGCGCTCACCAAGAAAAATCTGAAGTAG
- a CDS encoding SSS sodium solute transporter (PFAM: Sodium:solute symporter family~TIGRFAM: transporter, SSS family), whose product MGTIDLVILAVYAIGLFGIAQWVSRDSGQAKTTEDYFLAGRTLPWWAIGASLIAANISAEQIIGQSGQGFVVGLAIAAYEWQAAIVLLIVAKYFLPIFLKREIYTMPQFLQTRYGTGVKSLMSFYWIVLYTAVNLTAVLWLGGLAIESLTGLDVMTAMIGLAIFAVMYSIYGGLKAVALTDIIQVVILILGGLAITWIALDAVGSGNGAGAGLARLGEEVPGHFEMILDESHPNYGDLPGIWTLLGGLWVLHFSYWGFNQYIIQRALGAESLAEAQKGLAFAAFLKLLIPLIVVIPGIAALVLSQDGALAAEVLNEKSDRTYGELMKLAPEGLRGLVFAALIAAIVSSLASMMNSIATIFTMDIYKQYTSGDRGEAHYVTVGRVVAFAAMLIALVLARPFLGGMESAFQTIQEYTGFIAPGVVIIFLLGFFDRRANEASAYAVLIGSVVASLALKMSMPDLPFVLRIWLVFLLNVALGVIVSRLTQAPEEGQPVMLGDIQFGTTQGFNVASIAIGLILVLIYAAFW is encoded by the coding sequence ATGGGCACCATTGATTTGGTGATTCTGGCGGTATACGCCATCGGTTTATTTGGCATCGCTCAGTGGGTTTCACGTGACTCAGGTCAGGCAAAAACCACAGAGGATTATTTCCTAGCAGGTAGGACGCTGCCTTGGTGGGCGATTGGCGCTTCCTTGATCGCGGCTAACATATCGGCCGAGCAAATTATTGGTCAGTCCGGGCAAGGCTTTGTCGTCGGTCTGGCGATTGCAGCTTACGAGTGGCAGGCGGCGATTGTGCTGCTTATTGTGGCCAAGTATTTCCTGCCCATCTTCTTAAAGCGCGAAATTTACACAATGCCGCAGTTCCTTCAGACGCGTTACGGCACGGGTGTTAAGTCCTTGATGTCCTTTTATTGGATTGTCTTATATACCGCTGTGAATTTAACCGCTGTTCTATGGTTGGGTGGCCTCGCAATCGAGAGTCTTACTGGGCTTGATGTCATGACTGCCATGATAGGTCTCGCCATCTTCGCGGTAATGTACTCGATTTATGGTGGCTTGAAAGCGGTAGCGCTGACCGACATTATCCAAGTCGTGATTCTTATCCTGGGCGGTTTGGCTATCACCTGGATTGCGCTGGATGCAGTCGGATCAGGAAATGGCGCAGGAGCTGGGCTGGCCCGGCTGGGTGAAGAGGTTCCCGGCCATTTTGAAATGATTCTCGATGAGTCACATCCCAATTACGGGGATCTTCCAGGTATTTGGACCTTGTTAGGGGGGCTCTGGGTCCTGCATTTTTCGTATTGGGGGTTTAACCAATACATCATTCAAAGAGCGCTCGGTGCGGAGAGCCTCGCTGAAGCTCAGAAGGGCCTCGCTTTTGCGGCCTTTTTGAAGCTACTCATTCCGCTCATTGTGGTCATTCCCGGCATTGCTGCACTGGTTCTTTCTCAAGATGGTGCTCTTGCTGCAGAAGTTCTGAATGAAAAATCAGATCGAACCTACGGCGAGTTGATGAAATTGGCACCCGAGGGGCTTCGCGGGCTGGTTTTTGCCGCTCTGATCGCGGCAATCGTCTCGTCGCTGGCATCAATGATGAACTCGATTGCAACTATCTTCACGATGGATATTTACAAGCAATACACCTCTGGAGATCGAGGCGAAGCACATTACGTCACCGTAGGGCGTGTTGTTGCCTTTGCAGCGATGCTCATCGCGCTGGTTCTTGCACGCCCGTTTCTGGGGGGTATGGAGAGCGCTTTTCAAACGATTCAGGAGTACACGGGCTTTATCGCGCCTGGGGTGGTGATTATTTTCCTTTTGGGTTTCTTTGATCGTCGTGCCAATGAAGCGAGTGCCTACGCCGTGTTAATTGGCTCAGTCGTCGCCAGTTTGGCGCTAAAGATGAGCATGCCGGATCTACCTTTTGTCTTGCGCATCTGGCTCGTATTTTTGCTGAACGTGGCGCTAGGCGTTATTGTCTCGCGCCTGACACAGGCACCTGAGGAGGGGCAGCCCGTCATGCTGGGCGATATTCAGTTCGGCACAACGCAAGGGTTTAATGTCGCGTCGATTGCGATCGGATTGATCCTAGTACTGATTTATGCGGCATTTTGGTAA